The Populus trichocarpa isolate Nisqually-1 chromosome 11, P.trichocarpa_v4.1, whole genome shotgun sequence genome has a segment encoding these proteins:
- the LOC7489047 gene encoding anaphase-promoting complex subunit 6, producing the protein MREEQIEKLRGVVRDCVSKHLYSSAIFFADKVAAFTDDPADIYMQAQALFLGRHYRRAYHLLNASKIVLRDLRFRYLAAKCLEELKEWDQCLLMLGDAKVDEHGNVYDTKDCNVMYLDKDSEDREINISSAICFLRGRAYEALENRALARHWYKAAIKADPLCYEALECLIENHMLTFEEETSLLSSLQFGPEDRWLSSFYSCLIKKYDKECVIEAKFREVEKESCNSNPSSPSFMHTLKNNTDLLACKAEYFNQCGEYQKCFELTSDLLEKDPFHLKCTLVHLAAAVELGNSNELYLMASNLVKDYPQKTLSWFAVGCYYYCIKKYDQSRRYFSKATSLDGTFAPAWIGFGNAYAAQEEGDQAMSAYRTAARLFPGCHLPTLYIGMEYMRTHSYKLAEQFFMQAKTICPSDPLVYNELGVVAYNMKEYNKAVLWFEKTLKHIPSLSQLWEPTVINLAHAYRKLKIYHEAISCYERALALSTRSLSTYAGLAYTYHLQDNFTAAITCYHKALWLKPDDQFCTEMLSLALVDEGRRGIDPKIEFR; encoded by the exons atgagagaagAGCAGATAGAGAAGCTTCGAGGGGTAGTGCGTGACTGTGTGAGCAAGCACTTATACTCCTCTGCCATTTTCTTCGCCGACAAAGTCGCCGCCTTCACCGACGATCCCGCTGACATCTACATGCAAGCTCAGGCTCTCTTCCTCGGCCGCCACTACCGCCGCGCCTACCACCTCCTCAACGCCTCCAAAATAGTCCTTCGCGACCTCCGTTTCCGCTACCTCGCCGCCAAATGCCTC GAGGAATTGAAAGAGTGGGACCAGTGTTTGTTAATGCTTGGTGATGCAAAAGTTGATGAACATGGAAATGTATATGACACTAAAGACTGTAATGTTATGTACTTAGATAAGGATAGTGAAGATCGCGAGATCaat ATTTCTTCAGCAATATGTTTTCTAAGAGGTAGGGCTTATGAAGCATTGGAAAATCGTGCTCTAGCTCGACATTG GTACAAAGCTGCTATCAAGGCTGATCCTTTATGTTATGAG GCTTTGGAATGCCTTATTGAAAATCACATGCTCACATTTGAAGAAG AAACAAGTCTACTTTCCTCCTTGCAATTTGGTCCTGAAGATAGGTGGCTCTCTTCATTCTACTCTTGCTTGATAAAAAAG TATGACAAAGAGTGTGTCATAGAAGCCAAATTCAGAGAAGTTGAAAAAGAAAGCTGCAATAGCAATCCTTCTAGCCCTTCTTTCATGCATACACTAAAAAACAACACCGATCTTTTGGCTTGTAAAGCAGAGTACTTCAATCAGTGTGGTGAATATCAGAAATGCTTTGAACTAACTTCAGA tCTGCTTGAGAAGGACCCTTTTCATTTGAAATGTACATTGGTACATTTAGCAGCTGCTGTGGAGCTTGGAAATTCAAATGAGCTGTATCTCATGGCATCTAACTTGGTGAAGGATTATCCTCAAAA GACTCTCTCATGGTTTGCTGTTGGCTGTTACTACTACTGTATCAAGAAGTATGATCAATCACGGCGTTATTTCAG CAAGGCTACCAGTCTAGATGGAACCTTTGCACCTGCTTGGATTGGCTTTGGGAATGCTTATGCTGCTCAAGAAGAGGGTGATCAAGCAATGTCGGCATATCGCACCGCTGCTCGTTTATTCCCAGG GTGTCATTTGCCAACTTTGTATATTGGGATGGAATACATGCGAACTCACAGCTATAAGCTTGCTGAGCAG tttttcatgCAGGCAAAGACAATTTGCCCTTCAGATCCACTTGTATACAATGAACTTGGTGTTGTTGCTTATAATATGAAGGA GTACAACAAGGCAGTGTTGTGGTTTGAGAAGACTTTGAAGCACATTCCTTCGTTGAGTCAATTGTGGGAACCAACTGTCATTAATCTTGCCCATGCCTACAGAAAGTTAAA GATTTACCATGAAGCAATTTCATGCTATGAGAGAGCACTTGCATTATCAACTAGAAGCTTGAGTACTTATGCTGGTCTTGCATACACTTATCATTTGCAG GATAACTTTACTGCTGCAATTACATGCTACCACAAG GCTTTATGGCTGAAACCGGATGATCAATTTTGCACTGAAATGTTGAGCCTGGCACTTGTAGATGAAGGTCGTCGAGGCATCGACCCCAAAATTGAATTTCGATGA